A region of Bacteroidota bacterium DNA encodes the following proteins:
- a CDS encoding F0F1 ATP synthase subunit epsilon produces MYLEIISPEKVLFKGQVASVTVPGANGEFQMLNNHAAILSTLTEGIVKFVITHPLEAEYDTLTAEGNNYSLKIKGGVVEMNDNKVIILPS; encoded by the coding sequence ATGTATTTAGAAATAATTTCTCCTGAAAAAGTTCTTTTTAAGGGCCAAGTAGCTTCAGTTACTGTTCCGGGGGCAAATGGAGAATTTCAGATGTTGAATAATCACGCAGCTATTCTTTCTACACTTACTGAAGGAATCGTGAAATTCGTGATCACACATCCACTTGAAGCCGAATACGACACCCTTACAGCAGAAGGGAATAATTATTCTCTAAAAATTAAAGGTGGAGTTGTAGAAATGAACGATAATAAAGTGATCATTCTGCCTTCATAA